A portion of the Pirellulales bacterium genome contains these proteins:
- a CDS encoding efflux RND transporter permease subunit, whose product MLNAVIRQALRYRGLVLAACLLVLVYGGYLTTVMPIDVFPDLDRPRVVILTECPGLSPEEVETLVTAPLETALLGAAGVEAVRSQSSQGMNVVYIEFDWRTEIRHARQVVMERLAVVSLPPGIRPQMTPPASIMGQILHVGLHRRPGPRGGELAPLLPAGLMAERTVKEGKPELRVWQTIPRNAPENWEKQAISDAIWSENAQGSTATFQINETAHTVTFPSPLKGRMELRSFADWVLRPRLLKLPGIAEVIIMGGDVKQYQVLVDPGKLREYNVSLTEIETALKANNLNTSGGFLEEGQTERPVRIIGRLGPQPPQVIADLLEIPIKVNSGRTLLLRNVAEVQEGPAPKRGDAGIDGYAGVVVTIVKQPHADTRRLTDQVKNALRELESTLPADIVVNLDLFQLKTFIDRGIYYVEEAMLIGAALVVIVLFLFLLNLRTTFITLTAIPLSLLITAIVFSAIGILMGTELSINVMTLGGIAVAMGELVDDAIVDVENIYRRLSENDAAENPRPGIVVVYEASREIRSAIVFGTAVVILAFLPLFALSGVEGRLFTPLGIAYIVSILASLLVSLTVTPVLSYYLLAGSAATHHRGDGLLLSWLKAGASPLICFSLRHPGKLLALTWALVGISAWQLSRLGGDFLPKFDEGSVQINVALPGGSSLTASNEVSAIIDRKLLTLQKSPNRPEAPILHFVRRTGRAELDEHAEPVNISEYILTMNPAAAINRDEFLRHIRTELRAEVPGVEIDAEQPLSHLISHMLSGVNAQVAVKIYGDDLDKLRQLATDVRTVLTAVRGVTPPIVDPQERVDELHVVLRPSELALHGVSREYVANFVQTALKGEAVSKILEGQRRFDLVLKLREQFRSDPNFLQDLRIELPNGRGQVRLKDLADFPAAASGPNLVNRENARRKQVIRCNVTGRDLAGAVAEIERVVRQQVPLPEGYFLEFGGQFEAQRSATLMITGLAVVSLAGIFMVLMLLYPSFRITLQILNAIPTAFIGGVWALVLSGQTLSVASLVGFVSLGGIAVRNGILLVTHYFHLMREEAAEFSEATVLRGSLERLAPVLMTALTAGIGLVPIVLGGQKTRPGNSLSRGDGHPGRIDYLHLLRIFAAPGAFLEI is encoded by the coding sequence ATGTTAAATGCGGTGATTCGCCAGGCGCTGCGCTATCGTGGATTGGTTTTGGCCGCGTGCCTGCTCGTGCTGGTTTATGGCGGTTACTTAACGACCGTGATGCCAATCGACGTGTTTCCCGATCTGGATCGCCCGCGCGTGGTTATTTTGACCGAGTGTCCCGGACTGTCGCCAGAGGAAGTCGAAACACTGGTAACCGCGCCGCTAGAGACCGCGCTCTTGGGGGCAGCAGGGGTTGAGGCGGTTCGCAGCCAGTCCAGCCAGGGAATGAACGTGGTCTATATCGAATTCGACTGGCGGACGGAAATTCGCCACGCCCGCCAAGTGGTCATGGAACGCCTGGCGGTGGTCTCACTGCCGCCGGGAATTCGACCCCAAATGACCCCCCCGGCCTCGATCATGGGCCAAATCCTGCATGTCGGGTTGCATCGCCGACCGGGTCCCAGGGGAGGCGAACTGGCACCGCTTTTGCCAGCCGGGCTAATGGCCGAGCGTACCGTAAAAGAGGGAAAACCCGAACTGCGGGTTTGGCAAACCATACCGCGAAACGCTCCGGAAAACTGGGAAAAACAAGCAATTTCCGATGCGATTTGGTCCGAGAACGCCCAGGGATCCACCGCGACATTTCAGATTAATGAAACGGCGCACACGGTCACTTTTCCCTCGCCACTCAAAGGGCGCATGGAATTGCGGTCATTTGCCGATTGGGTCCTGCGTCCCCGCTTGCTCAAGCTGCCGGGAATCGCGGAAGTGATCATCATGGGGGGTGACGTCAAGCAATATCAGGTTTTAGTCGATCCGGGAAAGTTGCGGGAATACAATGTCTCCTTGACGGAGATCGAGACCGCCCTCAAGGCTAATAACCTTAATACAAGCGGTGGATTTTTGGAAGAAGGCCAGACGGAACGCCCCGTGCGAATTATTGGGCGGCTGGGTCCGCAGCCACCCCAGGTCATCGCCGATCTGTTGGAAATTCCGATCAAGGTCAACTCCGGTCGAACGCTATTGCTGCGAAACGTCGCCGAGGTGCAGGAGGGGCCCGCCCCCAAACGGGGCGACGCCGGCATTGACGGATATGCCGGCGTGGTGGTCACCATCGTCAAACAGCCCCACGCCGACACCCGTCGCCTGACGGACCAGGTTAAAAATGCCCTGCGGGAACTGGAATCCACGCTGCCCGCCGATATCGTCGTTAATTTGGATTTATTCCAATTAAAGACTTTTATCGATCGAGGAATTTACTATGTCGAGGAAGCGATGCTGATCGGGGCCGCGCTGGTGGTCATCGTGCTATTCTTGTTTTTGCTGAATTTGCGCACGACATTTATCACTTTAACGGCGATTCCCTTGTCCCTACTCATCACGGCCATCGTCTTTAGCGCGATCGGCATCTTGATGGGGACGGAATTATCCATCAACGTGATGACCCTGGGGGGAATCGCGGTCGCCATGGGCGAACTAGTGGACGACGCCATCGTGGATGTGGAAAACATCTATCGCCGGCTTTCTGAAAATGACGCGGCGGAAAATCCGCGGCCCGGCATCGTGGTGGTGTATGAGGCCAGTCGGGAAATTCGCTCCGCCATTGTGTTTGGCACGGCGGTCGTCATCTTGGCATTTTTACCGCTATTCGCCTTATCAGGAGTCGAGGGACGGTTATTCACGCCGCTCGGTATCGCTTATATCGTCTCTATTTTAGCCTCCCTCCTGGTTTCGCTGACCGTCACCCCCGTATTGTCTTATTACCTGCTGGCCGGCTCTGCCGCCACCCATCACCGCGGGGATGGTTTGTTATTGAGCTGGCTCAAAGCGGGAGCTAGCCCTTTGATTTGTTTCAGCTTGCGGCACCCCGGCAAGCTGCTGGCGCTAACGTGGGCGCTGGTGGGGATCAGCGCGTGGCAATTATCCCGCCTGGGAGGGGATTTTTTGCCAAAATTCGATGAGGGAAGCGTTCAGATCAATGTCGCGCTTCCGGGCGGGTCATCCTTGACCGCCTCTAATGAAGTTTCCGCGATTATTGATCGCAAACTGCTAACGCTGCAAAAATCTCCTAACCGGCCAGAGGCTCCCATCCTGCATTTTGTGCGCCGCACGGGTCGCGCGGAACTGGATGAACACGCGGAACCAGTTAACATAAGTGAATATATTCTTACGATGAATCCGGCCGCCGCGATTAATCGCGATGAATTTTTACGACACATCAGGACGGAGTTGCGCGCCGAGGTACCCGGCGTGGAAATTGACGCCGAGCAACCCCTCTCGCACTTGATCAGCCACATGCTCTCGGGGGTCAATGCCCAGGTCGCCGTCAAAATCTATGGCGACGATTTGGATAAATTGCGGCAGCTCGCCACGGACGTGCGGACGGTGCTCACCGCGGTGCGGGGCGTGACGCCGCCGATTGTGGATCCCCAAGAGCGAGTTGACGAACTGCACGTGGTCCTCAGGCCAAGTGAATTGGCGTTGCATGGGGTAAGCCGGGAGTATGTCGCTAATTTTGTGCAGACCGCGTTAAAGGGAGAGGCGGTTTCTAAGATATTAGAAGGACAACGACGGTTTGATTTGGTCTTAAAGCTGCGCGAGCAGTTTCGCTCGGATCCGAATTTTCTTCAGGATTTGAGAATCGAATTGCCCAACGGACGCGGCCAAGTGCGGCTCAAGGACCTGGCGGATTTTCCCGCGGCGGCCAGCGGACCCAATCTGGTCAATCGCGAAAACGCCCGCCGCAAGCAAGTCATTCGCTGTAATGTGACGGGGCGTGACTTGGCCGGAGCTGTCGCCGAAATTGAACGTGTCGTGCGGCAACAAGTACCATTGCCGGAAGGGTACTTCCTCGAATTCGGGGGCCAATTTGAAGCGCAGCGATCGGCGACATTGATGATTACCGGACTGGCGGTAGTGTCGCTCGCGGGTATCTTCATGGTGCTGATGCTGCTTTATCCATCATTCCGAATTACATTGCAAATTCTTAACGCCATTCCCACGGCGTTCATCGGGGGAGTCTGGGCACTGGTCCTTAGCGGGCAGACCTTGTCCGTCGCGAGTTTGGTGGGATTTGTTTCACTAGGGGGGATCGCCGTGCGTAATGGCATTTTGTTAGTCACCCATTATTTTCATTTGATGCGGGAAGAAGCAGCGGAATTTTCGGAAGCGACAGTGCTGCGGGGCAGTTTGGAGCGTCTGGCTCCGGTCTTGATGACCGCCCTTACCGCGGGGATCGGCCTGGTGCCAATCGTCCTGGGGGGGCAAAAAACCCGGCCTGGAAATTCTTTATCCCGTGGCGACGGTCATCCTGGGCGGATTGATTACCTCCACCTTTTGCGAATTTTTGCTGCACCCGGGGCTTTTTTGGAAATATAG
- a CDS encoding MchE protein, translating to MNPSYYYWRMLLIASLLSGIGIAGYFYQAEWLPPTAKESVGPASDSMAKASPAIAKFIVGDQAQKNLQITTNRLVAGSYWKTISIPGMIVDRPGVSDREIVAPGAGIVSRIAHFPGDTVRQGDVLMTLRLASESLQETQSELFKVSQEIELAVARQKRLAAGGMGISQAKLIEVENEIARLKTAATAYRLELLNRGFTPDQIVGITQGKLLNEISILVPEPATLSPTETAKDAPPLSQNSAPEPDQNRPNDTNWAYEVQELRVELGQQVAAGQALCHLSNHRLLAIEGRAFRDETAILERNVERGWPVEIDFQEDPEAEWPRLDQTPRISYLANTIDADSRTFSFLIPLENQSKTILQGEMPRLLWRFRPGQKVLVKLQVEKLQNVFVLPAEAVVFDGPEAYVFTQNANTFERKSVHVLHRDQQQVVIDNNGALATYVKGEQVITLAAIVQVAAAQLNRQAKGGSSEIPKGYHIHADGSLHKNEDEGKQ from the coding sequence ATGAATCCATCTTATTACTATTGGCGAATGTTGCTGATTGCCAGCCTGCTGTCGGGGATTGGAATCGCCGGGTATTTTTATCAGGCAGAGTGGTTGCCGCCAACGGCCAAAGAAAGCGTTGGCCCGGCCAGTGATTCGATGGCGAAAGCTTCCCCGGCGATTGCTAAATTTATCGTCGGGGACCAAGCGCAAAAAAATCTCCAGATAACCACTAACCGTCTGGTGGCAGGGTCTTATTGGAAAACGATTTCCATTCCCGGCATGATCGTGGATCGACCTGGAGTAAGCGACCGCGAAATTGTCGCGCCGGGAGCCGGCATTGTCAGTCGCATCGCGCATTTTCCCGGCGATACCGTCCGCCAGGGTGATGTGTTAATGACACTCCGGTTGGCTAGCGAATCTTTGCAGGAAACACAGTCGGAACTATTTAAGGTTAGCCAGGAAATTGAATTAGCCGTTGCCCGACAAAAGCGGTTGGCCGCGGGCGGAATGGGTATTTCGCAGGCTAAATTGATTGAGGTGGAGAACGAAATTGCCAGGTTGAAGACAGCGGCCACGGCTTACCGGCTCGAGCTTTTGAATCGCGGGTTTACGCCCGATCAAATTGTCGGCATTACCCAAGGTAAATTACTGAACGAGATTTCCATCTTAGTCCCCGAACCAGCCACCCTTTCACCGACGGAAACCGCGAAAGACGCTCCCCCTTTAAGCCAAAATTCAGCCCCAGAACCAGATCAAAACAGGCCCAACGATACGAACTGGGCGTACGAGGTGCAGGAACTACGGGTGGAGCTAGGCCAGCAAGTTGCGGCTGGGCAGGCGTTATGCCACCTATCAAATCATCGGTTATTGGCCATTGAGGGGCGGGCATTTCGCGATGAAACAGCCATCCTGGAAAGAAATGTCGAGCGGGGCTGGCCGGTGGAGATCGATTTTCAAGAAGATCCAGAGGCCGAATGGCCCCGGTTGGACCAAACGCCTCGAATCAGTTATTTGGCAAATACGATTGACGCCGACTCCCGGACGTTTTCATTTTTGATTCCCCTCGAGAATCAATCCAAGACGATTCTCCAGGGGGAGATGCCCCGCCTGCTCTGGAGATTTCGCCCAGGTCAAAAAGTACTGGTAAAGCTTCAGGTGGAGAAATTGCAAAACGTGTTTGTGCTACCCGCCGAAGCGGTCGTCTTTGATGGACCAGAAGCTTATGTCTTTACCCAAAACGCCAACACGTTTGAGCGAAAAAGCGTGCATGTATTGCATCGTGATCAACAGCAAGTGGTGATTGACAACAACGGCGCTTTGGCAACATACGTCAAGGGAGAACAAGTGATTACTCTCGCGGCGATTGTGCAGGTGGCCGCGGCGCAGCTCAATCGACAGGCAAAAGGAGGGTCCTCCGAGATCCCCAAGGGCTATCACATCCATGCCGACGGCAGCCTGCATAAAAATGAAGACGAAGGAAAACAGTAG